Proteins encoded in a region of the Vicia villosa cultivar HV-30 ecotype Madison, WI linkage group LG5, Vvil1.0, whole genome shotgun sequence genome:
- the LOC131604022 gene encoding alpha,alpha-trehalose-phosphate synthase [UDP-forming] 6-like: MVSRSYSNLLELASGESPTFEHMNRRIPRIMTVAGLISDVDNDDEPLESVCSDPSSSSVQRERIIIVANQLPIKAQRKQDSGNSRSNWFFSWDENSLLLQLKDGLGDDDVEVIYVGCLKEDVHLNEQDEVSQILLESFKCVPVFLPGDMFTRYYHGFCKQQLWPLFHYMLPLSPDLGGRFNRSLWQAYVSVNKIFADRIMEVINPEDDYVWIHDYHLMVLPTFLRRRFNRVKLGFFLHSPFPSSEIYKTLPIREELLRALLNSDLIGFHTFDYARHFLSCCSRLLGLTYESKRGNIGIEYYGRTVSIKILPVGIHMGQLQSVLSLSKTEEKVSELIRQFSDKGKIMLLGVDDMDIFKGISLKLLAMEQLLIQHSEWHGKVVLVQIANPARGKGRDVKEVQEDTKATAKRINEAFGKPGYDPVILIEEPLRFYEKVAYYVVAECCLVTAVRDGMNLIPYEYIISRQGNEKLDKVLGIGSSLKKSMLVVSEFIGCSPSLSGAIRVNPWNIDAVADAMDLALEMADSEKQLRHEKHYRYVSTHDVGYWGRSFLQDLERTCSDHVRRRWWGIGFGLSFRVVALDPNFKKLSMEHIVSAYKRTKTRAILLDYDGTLMPQASIDKSPNSNSIKMLNSLCKDENNMVFLVSAKSRTKLAEWFSPCENLGIAAEHGYFLRLKGDAEWETCGPVTDSSWKQIAEPVMKLYTETTDGSTIEDKETALVWCYEDADPDFGSCQAKELLNHLESVLANEPVKVKSSLNNIEVKPQGVNKGLVAKRLLSTMQGKGMSPDFVLCIGDDRSDEDMFEVITSSGPSMAPRAEVFACTVGRKPSKAKYYLDDTTDIVRMVQGLASVSDQTVLF; this comes from the exons ATGGTTTCAAGATCTTATTCAAATCTACTAGAGCTAGCTTCTGGTGAGTCTCCAACTTTTGAACATATGAATAGGAGGATTCCTAGGATTATGACTGTTGCTGGTTTGATATCTGatgttgataatgatgatgagcCTTTGGAGAGTGTGTGTTCTGACCCTTCATCTTCATCTGTTCAAAGAGAAAGGATCATAATTGTGGCTAATCAGTTACCTATAAAAGCTCAGAGGAAGCAAGATAGTGGTAATAGCAGGAGTAATTGGTTTTTCAGCTGGGATGAGAATTCACTTCTGCTTCAACTCAAAGATGGGTTAGGAGATGATGATGTTGAGGTTATTTATGTTGGTTGTCTTAAGGAAGATGTTCATCTGAATGAACAAGATGAGGTTTCACAGATTCTACTTGAGAGCTTTAAATGTGTTCCTGTTTTTCTCCCTGGTGATATGTTTACAAGATACTATCATGGCTTTTGCAAGCAACAGTTATGGCCACTGTTTCATTACATGTTGCCTTTGTCACCAGACCTTGGTGGTAGGTTCAATAGGTCACTGTGGCAGGCTTATGTATCAGTCAACAAGATATTTGCTGATAGGATTATGGAAGTGATTAACCCTGAAGATGATTATGTTTGGATTCATGATTATCATCTCATGGTTTTGCCAACTTTCTTGAGAAGAAGGTTTAACAGAGTGAAACTTGGATTTTTTCTGCATAGTCCTTTTCCTTCATCAGAAATTTACAAGACATTGCCTATTAGGGAAGAACTTTTGAGAGCCCTTTTGAATTCTGATTTGATTGGTTTCCACACTTTTGATTATGCAAGACATTTTCTCTCATGTTGTAGTAGGTTGCTTGGTCTTACCTATGAATCTAAAAGGGGTAATATTGGGATTGAATATTATGGTAGGACAGTTAGTATCAAGATTCTTCCTGTTGGCATACACATGGGTCAGCTTCAATCAGTTCTAAGCTTATCAAAGACTGAAGAGAAAGTTTCTGAGCTCATAAGACAGTTTTCTGATAAAGGAAAGATAATGTTACTTGGTGTGGATGACATGGATATCTTCAAAGGGATAAGTTTGAAGCTATTAGCCATGGAGCAGCTTCTTATTCAGCATTCTGAGTGGCATGGAAAGGTTGTATTGGTTCAGATTGCCAATCCTGCAAGAGGGAAAGGGAGGGATGTGAAGGAAGTTCAAGAAGACACTAAGGCGACTGCGAAGCGGATTAATGAAGCATTTGGTAAACCTGGTTATGATCCTGTCATTCTGATTGAGGAGCCGTTAAGGTTTTATGAAAAAGTTGCGTATTATGTTGTGGCCGAGTGTTGTTTAGTGACTGCGGTTAGGGACGGAATGAATCTCATTCCGTATGAATATATAATCAGTCGTCAAGGGAATGAGAAATTGGATAAAGTTCTGGGAATAGGTTCTTCTTTAAAGAAAAGTATGTTGGTTGTGTCTGAGTTTATTGGTTGTTCGCCGTCTTTAAGCGGAGCTATCAGAGTGAATCCATGGAATATTGATGCAGTAGCAGATGCAATGGACTTGGCTTTGGAAATGGCTGATTCAGAGAAACAGCTTAGGCACGAGAAGCATTATAGATATGTTAGTACTCATGATGTCGGTTATTGGGGTCGCAGCTTCTTGCAAGATTTGGAAAGGACTTGCAGTGATCACGTAAGGAGAAGGTGGTGGGGGATTGGTTTTGGATTGAGTTTTCGAGTTGTAGCACTTGATCCGAACTTCAAGAAGCTATCAATGGAGCACATAGTTTCAGCTTACAAGCGGACAAAAACTAGGGCGATACTTCTCGATTATGATGGTACACTAATGCCTCAGGCTTCCATTGATAAGAGCCCAAACAGTAATTCCATTAAAATGCTTAATAGTTTGTGTAAAGATGAGAACAACATGGTGTTTCTCGTCAGTGCTAAAAGCCGAACGAAGCTTGCTGAGTGGTTTTCTCCTTGTGAAAATCTGGGAATTGCTGCTGAACATGGTTACTTTTTAAG ACTTAAAGGGGATGCAGAATGGGAAACCTGCGGACCTGTAACAGACTCCAGTTGGAAACAAATTGCTGAGCCTGTGATGAAGCTTTATACCGAAACAACAGATGGATCTACGATTGAAGATAAAGAGACCGCACTTGTTTGGTGCTACGAGGATGCGGATCCAGATTTTGGATCATGCCAGGCTAAGGAACTTCTTAATCACCTTGAAAGTGTGCTTGCAAATGAACCGGTAAAAGTGAAGAGTAGCCTGAATAATATAGAGGTCAAACCACAG GGTGTGAACAAGGGGCTTGTGGCTAAACGCCTACTTTCAACCATGCAAGGAAAGGGAATGTCACCTGATTTTGTTTTATGTATTGGAGACGACCGATCTGATGAAGACATGTTTGAGGTAATCACTAGCTCCGGTCCTTCCATGGCACCCAGGGCTGAAGTATTTGCATGCACCGTCGGTAGAAAACCCAGTAAGGCAAAGTACTATCTGGATGATACTACTGATATAGTGAGAATGGTGCAGGGTTTAGCCTCTGTTTCAGACCAAACAGTTTTATTTTAG
- the LOC131604023 gene encoding putative pentatricopeptide repeat-containing protein At3g23330: MSSCTQHMVISILRTTSNKTNSVSTRHAKQLHAHVVKIKGISHEDNILVLSLYSNLNLLHYSTRLFNSLPSPPPPLAWSSLIKCYTSHSLLHLSFSSFNSMRSLSVPPNRNVFPSLIKASTLLKHAKLAYSLHASTVRLGLDSDLYIANALINTYAKFHSFNVNANAGNMFDELSQRGKSEIHSVRKVFDMMLVKDVVSWNTVIAGYAQNGMFVESLDMVREMGKNGNLKPDSFTLSSILPIFAEHVDVYRGKEIHGYAVRNGFDGDVFIGSSLIDMYAKCNRLENSLCAFCLLPRKDAISWNSIIAGCVQNGEFDRGLGFFRQMLKENVRPMPVSFSSVIPACAHLTALNLGKQLHGCIVRIGFDDNEFIASSLVDMYAKCGNVKMARYVFDRMEKRDMVAWTAIIMGCAMHGHALDAVSLFENMLEDGVRPCYVAFMAVLTACSHAGLVDESWRYFNSMERDFGIAPGLEHYAAVADLLGRAGRLEEAYDFISNMGVQPTGSVWSTLLAACRAHKSVELAEKVVDRLLLIDPENMGAYVLMSNIYSAARRWKDAARLRIQMRKKGLKKTPACSWIEVGKEVHTFMAGDKSHPYYEKINEALNVLLEQMEKEGYVLDTNEVLHDVDEEHKRELLHNHSERLAIAFGIISTTAGTTIRVIKNIRVCTDCHTAIKFIAKIVGREIVVRDNSRFHHFKNGSCSCGDYW, from the coding sequence ATGAGTAGTTGCACCCAACACATGGTGATCAGTATCCTAAGAACaacctcaaacaaaacaaattcAGTTTCAACACGACATGCAAAACAACTCCACGCACATGTCGTAAAAATCAAAGGAATCTCCCACGAAGACAACATCCTCGTACTCTCACTCTATTCCAACCTCAACCTCCTACACTATTCCACCCGCCTCTTCAACTCCCTTCCTTCTCCTCCTCCACCTCTCGCATGGTCTTCCCTTATCAAATGCTACACTTCTCACTCCCTTCTTCACCTTTCCTTCTCTTCCTTCAACTCCATGCGCTCTCTCTCTGTTCCGCCTAATCGTAATGTTTTCCCTTCTCTCATCAAAGCTTCCACTCTTTTGAAACACGCTAAACTCGCTTATTCTCTTCACGCTTCCACCGTTCGTCTTGGTCTTGATTCTGATCTCTATATTGCCAATGCACTCATTAACACGTACGCTAAATTTCATAGTTTTAATGTTAATGCAAATGCAGGCAACATGTTTGATGAATTATCTCAGAGAGGGAAATCTGAGATTCATAGTGTTAGGAAGGTTTTTGATATGATGCTGGTTAAGGATGTTGTTTCGTGGAATACTGTTATTGCAGGGTATGCTCAAAATGGGATGTTTGTTGAATCGTTGGACATGGTTAGAGAGATGGGGAAGAATGGTAATTTGAAGCCTGACTCGTTTACTCTTTCGAGTATTCTTCCGATTTTCGCTGAGCACGTTGATGTTTATAGAGGGAAAGAGATTCATGGATATGCTGTAAGAAATGGGTTTGATGGGGATGTTTTCATTGGAAGTAGCTTGATTGATATGTATGCAAAGTGTAATAGACTGGAAAATTCGCTATGTGCTTTTTGCCTCTTGCCGCGAAAAGATGCTATTTCTTGGAACTCTATCATTGCTGGTTGTGTGCAGAATGGTGAATTTGATCGAGGGCTTGGATTCTTTCGTCAGATGTTGAAGGAAAATGTGAGACCTATGCCTGTTTCTTTCTCTAGTGTTATACCTGCTTGTGCTCATTTGACTGCTTTGAATTTGGGGAAGCAGCTTCATGGATGTATAGTTAGaattggttttgatgataacgagtTTATTGCTAGCTCTCTTGTGGACATGTATGCAAAATGTGGTAACGTTAAGATGGCTAGATATGTTTTTGATAGAATGGAGAAACGTGATATGGTGGCATGGACTGCAATCATTATGGGATGTGCAATGCACGGGCATGCCCTCGACGCGGTTTCCTTGTTTGAAAACATGTTGGAGGATGGAGTGAGACCTTGCTACGTGGCATTCATGGCTGTTTTAACTGCGTGTAGTCATGCCGGATTGGTAGATGAATCTTGGAGGTATTTTAACAGTATGGAGAGAGATTTTGGTATTGCTCCTGGTTTGGAGCACTATGCTGCCGTTGCGGACCTGCTTGGTAGAGCTGGAAGATTAGAAGAAGCTTATGATTTCATTTCTAACATGGGTGTACAACCAACTGGGAGTGTGTGGTCAACATTGTTAGCTGCATGCAGAGCTCATAAGAGTGTTGAATTAGCTGAAAAGGTTGTTGACAGGTTACTTTTGATTGACCCCGAAAACATGGGGGCTTATGTTTTAATGTCAAATATCTATTCAGCTGCACGGAGATGGAAAGATGCTGCAAGATTGAGAATACAAATGAGAAAAAAGGGCTTGAAGAAGACCCCTGCATGCAGCTGGATTGAGGTTGGAAAAGAAGTGCATACTTTTATGGCTGGAGATAAATCACATCCTTATTATGAAAAAATAAACGAGGCATTGAATGTTTTGTTGGAACAGATGGAGAAAGAAGGTTATGTCCTTGACACAAATGAGGTGCTCCATGATGTTGATGAGGAACATAAACGCGAGTTGTTACATAACCACAGTGAGAGACTTGCCATAGCATTTGGCATCATTAGCACTACTGCTGGTACAACAATCCGAGTAATAAAGAACATTCGGGTGTGCACAGACTGCCACACTGCAATTAAATTTATAGCAAAGATTGTTGGAAGGGAAATTGTCGTAAGGGATAATAGTCGATTTCACCATTTCAAGAACGGGTCTTGTTCATGTGGTGATTATTGGTGA
- the LOC131608248 gene encoding suppressor protein SRP40-like has protein sequence MANKSKEEPNTAPKPDTWYNLTLGPSFKDDSANKYCTLRYEFKPASVDKTKPGLLRKTKENRVSVEFQNNQVGKPKVTFEGNSEEYKENDAVLFFDGRTLRLERLDRAVKQLRHLRMPGESSAVASGTPSGPALDPRSSPIGKTVKPASFGSARSSNQAVAVEVERIDTGEPENSDIRSGSKRSYDQLNEPPPVSITSPAAIDEAEEHRDIDIDDLFGSGTPENDNNVEEKDNVGFDMNVPITDDEIADVDDSGDEVDKGPNAAEALRDLVNAEGAHVNAEGKGEESSSSSSSSDSGSSSGSDSGSSSGSDSGSSDDDSVTSI, from the exons ATGGCTAACAAATCTAAAGAAGAACCTAACACTGCTCCCAAACCTGATACATGGTACAATCTCACGTTAGGACCTTCTTTCAAAGATGATTCCGCTAACAAATACTGCACTCTCCGAT ATGAATTTAAGCCGGCTTCAGTTGATAAGACTAAGCCAGGATTGCTACGCAAGACCAAAGAGAATAGAGTTTCTGTGGAGTTTCAGAACAACCAAGTTGGAAAACCCAAGGTGACGTTTGAGGGAAATAGCGAGGAATACAAGGAAAATGATGCTGTCTTGTTCTTTGATGGTCGTACACTTCGATTGGAGCGGCTTGATAGAGCTGTAAAGCAACTGCGCCATCTTCGAATGCCTGGGGAGTCTTCAGCTGTTGCTTCTGGAACTCCATCTGGACCAGCTTTGGATCCTCGGTCATCCCCCATTGGGAAGACTGTAAAACCAGCATCTTTTGGCAGTGCCCGGAGCTCAAATCAAGCTGTTGCA GTTGAAGTGGAACGTATTGATACGGGTGAacctgaaaattctg ACATCAGATCTGGTTCCAAGAGGTCATATGATCAACTAAATGAACCACCGCCTGTTTCTATTACCTCACCAGCTGCCATAGATGAAGCTGAGGAACATAGAGATATAGACATTGATGACCTATTTGGAAGTGGAACACCTGAGAATGACAATAACGTTGAAGAAAAGGATAATGTTGGATTTGACATGAATGTTCCAATCACTGATGATGAGATTGCTGATGTGGATGATAGTGGGGACGAGGTGGACAAAGGACCCAATGCCGCTGAAGCTCTCAGAGACCTTGTGAATGCAGAGGGAGCCCATGTGAATGCAGAGGGGAAGGGCGAAGAATCATCTTCTTCTAGCAGCAGCAGTGACAGTGGAAGCAGTAGTGGTAGTGACAGTGGAAGCAGTAGCGGCAGTGATAGTGGAAGCAGCGATGACGACTCAGTTACCTCAATATAA